A DNA window from Ahaetulla prasina isolate Xishuangbanna chromosome 7, ASM2864084v1, whole genome shotgun sequence contains the following coding sequences:
- the PACSIN2 gene encoding protein kinase C and casein kinase substrate in neurons protein 2 isoform X3, giving the protein MSEAEKVSELHLEVKSALMNEDFEKIKNWQKDSFHKQMIGGFKETKEAEDGFRKAQKPWAKKLKEVEASKKAHHTACKEEKIAISREANSKADPALNPEQLKKLQDKIDKSKQDVLKTKEKYEKSLKELDSATPQYMENMEQVFEQCQQFEEKRLRFFREVLLEVQKHLDLSTVSSYKNIYREMEQSVKAADAVEDLRWFRANHGPGMSMNWPQFEDWSADLNRSLSRREKKKATDGVTLTSINQTGDQQSPQKNSSNLSVPSNTVQSVQSSYNPFEDEEDSGSTVSEKEDNKIKNVSSYEKNQSLGTEWSDDETNNPFSSSDAQGESNPFDEDVSPIVEVRVRALYDYEGQEHDELSFKTGEELTKIEDEDEQGWCKGRLDNGQIGLYPANYVEPIQ; this is encoded by the exons ATGTCTGAAGCGGAAAAAGTCAGCGAATTACATCTAGAAGTAAAAAGTGCTCTAATGAACGAGGATTTCGAAAAGATAAAGAACTGGCAGAAGGACTCCTTTCACAAGCAAATGATAGGTGGATTTAAGGAAACGAAGGAAGCGGAAGACGGGTTTAGGAAGGCTCAGAAACCATGGGCTAAAAAGCTAAAAGAG GTGGAAGCTTCTAAGAAAGCACATCATACAGCatgcaaggaagaaaaaattGCCATATCCAGAGAGGCCAATAGCAAAGCGGACCCAGCGCTGAATCCCGAACAACTAAAAAAATTGCAAGACAAAATTGATAAAAGTAAACAGGATGTGCTTAAG acaaaagaaaagtaTGAAAAGTCTCTTAAAGAGCTGGACAGCGCTACCCCTCAGTATATGGAAAACATGGAGCAGGTTTTTGAACAGTGTCAGCAGTTTGAGGAAAAACGTCTGCGTTTCTTCCGAGAAGTGTTGCTAGAAGTTCAGAAACATCTTGACTTGTCTACTGTTTCAAG ctataaaaatatttatcGTGAGATGGAGCAAAGCGTTAAAGCCGCGGATGCTGTTGAAGATCTACGATGGTTCAGAGCTAATCATGGACCTGGCATGTCTATGAACTGGCCCCAGTTTGAG GACTGGTCTGCTGATTTGAACCGTTCTCTAagtagaagggagaaaaaaaaggcaaCAGATGGTGTGACTTTGACCAGTATTAACCAAACAGGGGATCAGCAGTCGCCGCAAAAAAATAGCAg CAACCTTAGTGTCCCGAGTAACACAGTGCAGTCAGTACAGTCAAGTTACAATCCCTTTGAAGACGAAGAAGATTCTGGAAGTACTGTCAGTGAAAAGGAGGACAATAAAATCAAAAA TGTTAGCAGCTACGAGAAAAACCAGAGTTTGGGGACTGAATGGTCTGATGACGAAACCAACAATCCGTTTTCATCCAGTGATGCCCAAGGAGAATCTAATCCATTTGATGAAGATGTTTCCCCTATAGTGGAAGTGAGAGTACGAGCCCTCTACGATTATGAAGGCCAAGAGCATGATGAATTGAGCTTTAAGACTG GAGAAGAACTAACTAAAATAGAAGATGAAGACGAACAAGGATGGTGCAAAGGTCGTCTGGACAATGGTCAAATTGGGCTGTATCCTGCAAATTATGTGGAACCAATCCAGTGA